A window from Aquabacterium sp. NJ1 encodes these proteins:
- the map gene encoding type I methionyl aminopeptidase, with protein sequence MSITIKTGADIDAMRLAGRLASEVLDYITPFVKPGVTTEELDKLCHDYMVNEQGCVPAPLNYAPGGHKPYPKSICTSINQQVCHGIPSDKQLKDGDIVNLDITVIKNGWHGDTSRMFIVGNGSIAAKRLCAITYEAMWRGIAKVKPGIRLGDIGHAIQTFAENQGFSVVREFCGHGIGEKFHEEPQVLHYGRPGTLEELKPGMIFTIEPMINAGKKDIKSLGDGWTIVTKDRSLSAQWEHTVLVTETGYEVLTLSAGSPPLPDFITSTKT encoded by the coding sequence ATGAGCATCACCATCAAAACAGGCGCCGACATCGACGCCATGCGTCTGGCCGGTCGATTGGCGTCCGAGGTGCTGGACTACATCACCCCCTTCGTCAAACCCGGTGTCACCACCGAAGAGCTGGACAAGCTCTGCCATGACTACATGGTCAACGAGCAGGGTTGCGTGCCCGCCCCGCTGAACTATGCCCCGGGCGGCCACAAGCCCTACCCCAAGTCCATCTGCACCTCGATCAACCAGCAGGTCTGCCACGGTATCCCCAGTGACAAGCAGCTGAAAGATGGCGACATCGTCAACCTGGACATCACCGTCATCAAGAACGGCTGGCACGGTGACACCAGCCGCATGTTCATCGTGGGCAATGGCTCCATCGCGGCCAAGCGCCTGTGCGCCATCACCTACGAAGCCATGTGGCGCGGCATCGCCAAGGTCAAGCCTGGCATCCGCCTGGGCGACATCGGCCACGCCATCCAGACCTTCGCCGAAAACCAGGGCTTCTCGGTGGTGCGCGAATTCTGCGGCCACGGCATCGGCGAGAAGTTCCACGAAGAGCCGCAAGTGCTGCACTACGGCCGCCCCGGCACGCTGGAAGAACTCAAGCCCGGCATGATCTTCACCATCGAGCCCATGATCAACGCGGGCAAGAAGGACATCAAGTCGCTGGGTGATGGCTGGACCATCGTCACCAAGGACCGCTCCTTGTCCGCCCAGTGGGAGCACACCGTGCTGGTGACCGAAACCGGCTACGAGGTGTTGACCCTGTCGGCTGGCAGCCCGCCCCTGCCCGACTTCATCACGTCGACCAAGACCTGA